A DNA window from Linepithema humile isolate Giens D197 chromosome 6, Lhum_UNIL_v1.0, whole genome shotgun sequence contains the following coding sequences:
- the LOC137000669 gene encoding DIS3-like exonuclease 2 isoform X1, with amino-acid sequence MSSSLPSKEKNATCDRTTADETEEQAASSFSMQNNTASAQFPSTSKVSSSSHKTNSLKRYIARNESVEEKRNKKDVSTHDIITKKDFVEETEAYAETAKNVSDIDNILKEYNYNRKEVVNDDKANKTKNKQENQTTTEFLDYISVAEMQEILNNQTSHNEQYVKGNLRVNPTPYNYTSHSYLDMKDKMEHDLLILGSDRNGAFDRDLVVASINSECLWMRYPDGKTQKTGKIVCILEKVHPRTAVGCLIKKNEHVMLRPRDLKIPMIIINPKSLPSSYFKQPDSYENLLFLVSIDSWEQEDYASGKILSTVGKVGEIEAELQTILLENNLDISPYKEELLKGLPDSNYVLTDSDLQDREDWRHECIFTIDPATAVDIDDAISCKVLDNGNCEIGVHISDVTHYLEFLSPLDVEVSKRATTINMPHKTYHMLPEKLMQLCSLAAGKDKLAFSVIWEMTPDGKIVKNRFAKTVIRSCCQMSYESAQAMIDNPEKSWPTDFLDIKGDHTISTLSNIINRLFKLSIQLRNIRFSNGALRLDQPKLQISIDANLSQKHGFPTPTNFYLDGKRDSNSLIEEFMLQANITVATHLHTAIPETALLRIHRNPNMRNLKTVVDMLQKFGVYLDIETAGALQTSIHRYNPKYDPAAVNDRMKSITMVIIHMCSKTMRRSEYVCASTISSSDLKHYSLNVSFYTHFTSPVRMYADCITHRLLYATTADKPLPKKWTVKLCSKIAANCNVKKHSAHLAHKQSIEMFFTYMVGNRVAFENSAIVTYLKGSNIEVMLCDIGAKFKIDLQRIEHTTVTINDVPTLIINWKKPSKTQPIHLFSLVRVRLEKICEEGRIRLKATLQRPI; translated from the exons ATGTCTTCAAGTCTTCCatccaaagaaaaaaatgcaacatgTGATAGGACTACAGCAGATGAAACGGAGGAGCAAGCTGCATCAAGTTTctcaatgcaaaataatacagCATCTGCTCAATTTCCAAGTACATCAAAGGTTTCTTCTTCAAGTCACAAAACAAACAGCCTAAAACGTTATATTGCAAGAAATGAATCAgtggaagaaaaaagaaacaagaaagAC gTCAGTACTCATGatataataacaaagaaaGATTTCGTAGAAGAGACAGAAGCATATGCAGAAACAGCAAAAAATGTATCAGATATAGATAATATACTAAaagaatacaattataatagaaaggaAGTAGTAAATGATGATAAGgcaaacaaaacaaaaaataaacagGAAAATCAGACAACAACTGAATTTTTGGATTATATTTCTGTGGCAGAAATGCAGGAAATTTTGAACAATCAAACATCACATAATGAACAATATGTAAAAGGAAATCTGCGTGTAAATCCCACTccttataattatacaagccATTCGTATTTAGATATGAAGGATAAAATGGAGCACGATTTGTTAATTCTTGGTTCTGATAGAAATGGTGCTTTTGACAGAGATTTAGTTGTAGCATCTATAAATTCTGAATGTTTATGGATGAGATATCCCGATGGAAAAACACAAAAGACTGGTAAAATTGTTTGTATATTAGAAAAGGTACATCCAAGAACAGCAGTTggttgtttaataaaaaaaaatgaacatGTGATGCTTCGACCAAGAGATCTAAAAATACCAATGATTATCATAAATCCTAAATCACTACCGTcttcatattttaaacaacCAGATTCTTATGagaatcttttatttctcgtTAGTATTGATTCATGGGAGCAAGAAGATTATGCATCTGG GAAAATTCTTTCAACAGTGGGTAAAGTAGGTGAAATAGAAGCGGAATTACAAACAATATTACTTGAAAATAACTTAGATATATCACCGTATAAAGAAGAATTATTGAAAGGACTTCCAGACagtaattatgtattaacGGATTCTGATCTACAAGATAGAGAGGATTGGAGACATGAATGCATTTTTACGATAGATCCTGCAACAGCTGTTGATATAGATGATGCTATTTCTTGTAAAGTCTTGGACAATGGAAACTGtgaa attggAGTACATATATCAGACGTCACACACTATTTAGAATTTCTTTCTCCGCTAGATGTTGAAGTATCTAAACGAGCTACTACTATTAATATGCCACATAAAACTTATCACATGTTACCGGAGAAATTAATGCAACTTTGTTCTTTAGCAGCTGGAAAAGATAAATTAGCTTTTTCTGTAATATGGGAAATGACTCCAGATGgtaaaatcgtgaaaaatcGTTTTGCGAAAACTGTAATAAGGTCGTGCTGTCAAATGTCTTATGAATCGGCACAAGCTATGATTGACAATCCAGAAAAATCGTGGCCTACAGattttcttgatataaaagGAGATCATACAATATCGACATTGTCTAACATAATAAACAGATTATTCAAGCTATCCATTCAGCTGCGAAATATACGATTTAGTAATGGTGCACTTAGATTAGACCAACCAAAGTTACAAATATCTATAGACGCCAATCTCAGTCAAAAACATGGCTTTCCAACGcctacaaatttttatctggATGGAAAAAGAGATAGCAACAG TCTTATAGAAGAATTTATGTTGCAAGCAAATATAACAGTAGCTACACATTTGCACACAGCAATTCCAGAAACAGCTTTATTACGTATTCATAGAAATCCAAACATGCGAAATCTTAAGACAGTTGTTGATATGTTGCAAAAGTTTGGAGTTTATTTGGATATTGAAACAGCTGGAGCCTTACAGACCAGCATCCATCGTTACAATCCAAAATATGATCCCGCTGCAGTAAACGATCGTATGAAATCCATTACGATGGTTATCATACATATGTGTTCAAAGACAATGCGG cgTTCGGAATACGTATGTGCTTCTACCATTTCTTCGAgtgatttaaaacattattcattaaatgtGTCGTTTTACACACACTTTACTTCTCCTGTACGAATGTATGCTGACTGTATAACTCACCGTTTGCTTTATGCAACGACCGCGGATAAGCCTTTGCCAAAGAAATGGACAGTTAAATTGTGTTCCAA AATTGCAGCCAATTGCAATGTGAAGAAGCACAGTGCTCATTTAGCTCATAAACAGAGCATCGAGATGTTCTTTACATATATGGTAGGTAATAGAGTTGCCTTTGAAAATTCAGCTATTGTAACATACCTGAAGGGGAGCAATATAGAAGTCATGCTTTGTGATATTggagcaaaatttaaaatagatctTCAAAGAATAGAACATACCACTGTTACAATAAATGATGTACCAacactaattattaattggaaGAAACCGTCCAAAACGCAG cCCATCCATTTGTTTAGTTTGGTACGTGTGCGCCTAGAAAAAATTTGCGAAGAAGGCAGAATACGTTTGAAGGCAACTTTACAGCGACCAATATAA
- the LOC137000669 gene encoding DIS3-like exonuclease 2 isoform X2: MSSSLPSKEKNATCDRTTADETEEQAASSFSMQNNTASAQFPSTSKVSSSSHKTNSLKRYIARNESVEEKRNKKDVSTHDIITKKDFVEETEAYAETAKNVSDIDNILKEYNYNRKEVVNDDKANKTKNKQENQTTTEFLDYISVAEMQEILNNQTSHNEQYVKGNLRVNPTPYNYTSHSYLDMKDKMEHDLLILGSDRNGAFDRDLVVASINSECLWMRYPDGKTQKTGKIVCILEKVHPRTAVGCLIKKNEHVMLRPRDLKIPMIIINPKSLPSSYFKQPDSYENLLFLVSIDSWEQEDYASGKILSTVGKVGEIEAELQTILLENNLDISPYKEELLKGLPDSNYVLTDSDLQDREDWRHECIFTIDPATAVDIDDAISCKVLDNGNCEIGVHISDVTHYLEFLSPLDVEVSKRATTINMPHKTYHMLPEKLMQLCSLAAGKDKLAFSVIWEMTPDGKIVKNRFAKTVIRSCCQMSYESAQAMIDNPEKSWPTDFLDIKGDHTISTLSNIINRLFKLSIQLRNIRFSNGALRLDQPKLQISIDANLSQKHGFPTPTNFYLDGKRDSNSLIEEFMLQANITVATHLHTAIPETALLRIHRNPNMRNLKTVVDMLQKFGVYLDIETAGALQTSIHRYNPKYDPAAVNDRMKSITMVIIHMCSKTMRRSEYVCASTISSSDLKHYSLNVSFYTHFTSPVRMYADCITHRLLYATTADKPLPKKWTVKLCSNFNLTELQPIAM; the protein is encoded by the exons ATGTCTTCAAGTCTTCCatccaaagaaaaaaatgcaacatgTGATAGGACTACAGCAGATGAAACGGAGGAGCAAGCTGCATCAAGTTTctcaatgcaaaataatacagCATCTGCTCAATTTCCAAGTACATCAAAGGTTTCTTCTTCAAGTCACAAAACAAACAGCCTAAAACGTTATATTGCAAGAAATGAATCAgtggaagaaaaaagaaacaagaaagAC gTCAGTACTCATGatataataacaaagaaaGATTTCGTAGAAGAGACAGAAGCATATGCAGAAACAGCAAAAAATGTATCAGATATAGATAATATACTAAaagaatacaattataatagaaaggaAGTAGTAAATGATGATAAGgcaaacaaaacaaaaaataaacagGAAAATCAGACAACAACTGAATTTTTGGATTATATTTCTGTGGCAGAAATGCAGGAAATTTTGAACAATCAAACATCACATAATGAACAATATGTAAAAGGAAATCTGCGTGTAAATCCCACTccttataattatacaagccATTCGTATTTAGATATGAAGGATAAAATGGAGCACGATTTGTTAATTCTTGGTTCTGATAGAAATGGTGCTTTTGACAGAGATTTAGTTGTAGCATCTATAAATTCTGAATGTTTATGGATGAGATATCCCGATGGAAAAACACAAAAGACTGGTAAAATTGTTTGTATATTAGAAAAGGTACATCCAAGAACAGCAGTTggttgtttaataaaaaaaaatgaacatGTGATGCTTCGACCAAGAGATCTAAAAATACCAATGATTATCATAAATCCTAAATCACTACCGTcttcatattttaaacaacCAGATTCTTATGagaatcttttatttctcgtTAGTATTGATTCATGGGAGCAAGAAGATTATGCATCTGG GAAAATTCTTTCAACAGTGGGTAAAGTAGGTGAAATAGAAGCGGAATTACAAACAATATTACTTGAAAATAACTTAGATATATCACCGTATAAAGAAGAATTATTGAAAGGACTTCCAGACagtaattatgtattaacGGATTCTGATCTACAAGATAGAGAGGATTGGAGACATGAATGCATTTTTACGATAGATCCTGCAACAGCTGTTGATATAGATGATGCTATTTCTTGTAAAGTCTTGGACAATGGAAACTGtgaa attggAGTACATATATCAGACGTCACACACTATTTAGAATTTCTTTCTCCGCTAGATGTTGAAGTATCTAAACGAGCTACTACTATTAATATGCCACATAAAACTTATCACATGTTACCGGAGAAATTAATGCAACTTTGTTCTTTAGCAGCTGGAAAAGATAAATTAGCTTTTTCTGTAATATGGGAAATGACTCCAGATGgtaaaatcgtgaaaaatcGTTTTGCGAAAACTGTAATAAGGTCGTGCTGTCAAATGTCTTATGAATCGGCACAAGCTATGATTGACAATCCAGAAAAATCGTGGCCTACAGattttcttgatataaaagGAGATCATACAATATCGACATTGTCTAACATAATAAACAGATTATTCAAGCTATCCATTCAGCTGCGAAATATACGATTTAGTAATGGTGCACTTAGATTAGACCAACCAAAGTTACAAATATCTATAGACGCCAATCTCAGTCAAAAACATGGCTTTCCAACGcctacaaatttttatctggATGGAAAAAGAGATAGCAACAG TCTTATAGAAGAATTTATGTTGCAAGCAAATATAACAGTAGCTACACATTTGCACACAGCAATTCCAGAAACAGCTTTATTACGTATTCATAGAAATCCAAACATGCGAAATCTTAAGACAGTTGTTGATATGTTGCAAAAGTTTGGAGTTTATTTGGATATTGAAACAGCTGGAGCCTTACAGACCAGCATCCATCGTTACAATCCAAAATATGATCCCGCTGCAGTAAACGATCGTATGAAATCCATTACGATGGTTATCATACATATGTGTTCAAAGACAATGCGG cgTTCGGAATACGTATGTGCTTCTACCATTTCTTCGAgtgatttaaaacattattcattaaatgtGTCGTTTTACACACACTTTACTTCTCCTGTACGAATGTATGCTGACTGTATAACTCACCGTTTGCTTTATGCAACGACCGCGGATAAGCCTTTGCCAAAGAAATGGACAGTTAAATTGTGTTCCAA CTTTAATTTGACAGAATTGCAGCCAATTGCAATGTGA
- the LOC137000670 gene encoding uncharacterized protein isoform X1 encodes MLKMDRKGKKQSNPKPTKDGKKLKRPLNRFEIEQNVGDKSTSSKKLKTVDKDIDIDPTISYRILNFFSVFPVMAVFLCCKTCGSEIEFHETSKRGLGFKLVIKCKECDPKYIESCPLISNAYEINKRFIFAMRLLGIGLNGAEKFCGLMDLPRPIFRSFYDSLVKQIHTAAKSICNISLKSSAQEEKMKTAEALNVQETTEITVSGDGSWKKRGFSSLFGVSSLIGYYTSKVLDISVKSSFCKACTFWEKRSNTVEYEEWLQSHIDECTANHEGSSGKMEVDGIREMFLRSEDLHNVRYINYIGDGDSKTYKAIVDSVPYPVTKKECINHVQKRMGARLRKCKKENKGLGGKGKLTAKLIDDLSTFYGLAIRRHQNSVDEMYKAIWSTLYHKSSSDDNPKHDYCPEGPNSWCTWQRAKAVRQSDYTHKTPLPDVVIDAITPIYKDLSDKRLLEKCLGGFTQNNNDSFNNMIWSIDPKTTSSGGIVVEIAASIAVCIFNDGYTDVLKIMELLGIRIGLSASQFRDYKDD; translated from the coding sequence atgttaaagATGGATCGAAAAGGCAAGAAACAATCTAATCCGAAACCAACTAAAGAcggcaaaaaattgaaacgtcCTCTGAATCGATTTGAAATAGAACAAAATGTAGGCGACAAAAGCACGTCAtccaaaaaattgaaaaccgTTGATAAGGATATTGATATTGATCCAACAATAtcatatagaattttaaattttttttcggtttttcCCGTTATGGCAGTATTTCTGTGTTGCAAAACGTGTGGAAGTGAGATAGAATTTCACGAAACAAGTAAACGTGGCCTCGGATTTAAATTAGTTATCAAATGTAAAGAATGTGATCCGAAATACATCGAATCGTGTCCTCTTATTTCTAATGCAtatgaaataaacaaaagatttatatttgcaatgaGGTTATTGGGAATCGGATTGAATGGAGCAGAAAAGTTTTGCGGACTAATGGATTTGCCTCGACCTATCTTCCGTTCCTTCTATGACTCTCTCGTGAAACAAATCCACACTGCTGCAAAATcgatttgtaatatttcattaaaatctaGTGCACAAGaggaaaaaatgaaaactgCAGAAGCATTAAATGTTCAAGAGACTACAGAAATTACAGTATCTGGTGACGGAAGCTGGAAAAAAAGGGGCTTTAGTTCGTTGTTCGGCGTTTCATCTCTGATCGGTTATTATACAAGTAAAGTACTCGATATAAGTGTAAAATCTTCCTTTTGTAAAGCCTGCACTTTTTGGGAAAAACGAAGCAATACTGTAGAATACGAAGAGTGGTTACAATCTCATATAGATGAATGCACGGCAAATCATGAAGGCTCCTCTGGCAAAATGGAAGTCGATGGAATTCGCGAAATGTTTCTAAGATCCGAAGATCTTCACAATGttcgatatataaattatattggaGACGGTGACAGCAAAACTTACAAAGCAATCGTCGATTCGGTTCCGTATCCTGTTACAAAAAAAGAGTGCATTAACCACGTACAAAAAAGAATGGGCGCAAGGCTacgtaaatgtaaaaaagaaaataaaggaCTAGGAGGTAAAGGAAAACTTACAGCGAAATTAATTGATGATTTAAGTACTTTTTACGGACTAGCTATTCGCAGACATCAAAATTCTGTGGATGAAATGTATAAAGCAATTTGGAGTACTCTGTATCACAAGAGTTCATCTGACGACAATCCGAAACATGATTATTGCCCGGAGGGGCCAAATTCTTGGTGCACTTGGCAGCGAGCAAAAGCTGTACGACAAAGCGATTATACACACAAAACACCGCTTCCTGATGTAGTCATTGATGCAATCACTCCCATTTATAAAGATTTGAGTGATAAAAGGTTACTTGAAAAATGCTTGGGAGGTTTTactcaaaataataatgacagTTTTAACAACATGATTTGGAGCATCGATCCAAAAACAACATCAAGTGGAGGTATAGTCGTAGAAATCGCTGCAAGCATTgctgtttgtatttttaatgatgGATACACcgatgtattaaaaataatggagCTGCTGGGAATTAGAATTGGACTGTCAGCATCACAATTTCGCGACTACAAGGACGATTAA
- the LOC137000670 gene encoding uncharacterized protein isoform X2, translated as MDRKGKKQSNPKPTKDGKKLKRPLNRFEIEQNVGDKSTSSKKLKTVDKDIDIDPTISYRILNFFSVFPVMAVFLCCKTCGSEIEFHETSKRGLGFKLVIKCKECDPKYIESCPLISNAYEINKRFIFAMRLLGIGLNGAEKFCGLMDLPRPIFRSFYDSLVKQIHTAAKSICNISLKSSAQEEKMKTAEALNVQETTEITVSGDGSWKKRGFSSLFGVSSLIGYYTSKVLDISVKSSFCKACTFWEKRSNTVEYEEWLQSHIDECTANHEGSSGKMEVDGIREMFLRSEDLHNVRYINYIGDGDSKTYKAIVDSVPYPVTKKECINHVQKRMGARLRKCKKENKGLGGKGKLTAKLIDDLSTFYGLAIRRHQNSVDEMYKAIWSTLYHKSSSDDNPKHDYCPEGPNSWCTWQRAKAVRQSDYTHKTPLPDVVIDAITPIYKDLSDKRLLEKCLGGFTQNNNDSFNNMIWSIDPKTTSSGGIVVEIAASIAVCIFNDGYTDVLKIMELLGIRIGLSASQFRDYKDD; from the coding sequence ATGGATCGAAAAGGCAAGAAACAATCTAATCCGAAACCAACTAAAGAcggcaaaaaattgaaacgtcCTCTGAATCGATTTGAAATAGAACAAAATGTAGGCGACAAAAGCACGTCAtccaaaaaattgaaaaccgTTGATAAGGATATTGATATTGATCCAACAATAtcatatagaattttaaattttttttcggtttttcCCGTTATGGCAGTATTTCTGTGTTGCAAAACGTGTGGAAGTGAGATAGAATTTCACGAAACAAGTAAACGTGGCCTCGGATTTAAATTAGTTATCAAATGTAAAGAATGTGATCCGAAATACATCGAATCGTGTCCTCTTATTTCTAATGCAtatgaaataaacaaaagatttatatttgcaatgaGGTTATTGGGAATCGGATTGAATGGAGCAGAAAAGTTTTGCGGACTAATGGATTTGCCTCGACCTATCTTCCGTTCCTTCTATGACTCTCTCGTGAAACAAATCCACACTGCTGCAAAATcgatttgtaatatttcattaaaatctaGTGCACAAGaggaaaaaatgaaaactgCAGAAGCATTAAATGTTCAAGAGACTACAGAAATTACAGTATCTGGTGACGGAAGCTGGAAAAAAAGGGGCTTTAGTTCGTTGTTCGGCGTTTCATCTCTGATCGGTTATTATACAAGTAAAGTACTCGATATAAGTGTAAAATCTTCCTTTTGTAAAGCCTGCACTTTTTGGGAAAAACGAAGCAATACTGTAGAATACGAAGAGTGGTTACAATCTCATATAGATGAATGCACGGCAAATCATGAAGGCTCCTCTGGCAAAATGGAAGTCGATGGAATTCGCGAAATGTTTCTAAGATCCGAAGATCTTCACAATGttcgatatataaattatattggaGACGGTGACAGCAAAACTTACAAAGCAATCGTCGATTCGGTTCCGTATCCTGTTACAAAAAAAGAGTGCATTAACCACGTACAAAAAAGAATGGGCGCAAGGCTacgtaaatgtaaaaaagaaaataaaggaCTAGGAGGTAAAGGAAAACTTACAGCGAAATTAATTGATGATTTAAGTACTTTTTACGGACTAGCTATTCGCAGACATCAAAATTCTGTGGATGAAATGTATAAAGCAATTTGGAGTACTCTGTATCACAAGAGTTCATCTGACGACAATCCGAAACATGATTATTGCCCGGAGGGGCCAAATTCTTGGTGCACTTGGCAGCGAGCAAAAGCTGTACGACAAAGCGATTATACACACAAAACACCGCTTCCTGATGTAGTCATTGATGCAATCACTCCCATTTATAAAGATTTGAGTGATAAAAGGTTACTTGAAAAATGCTTGGGAGGTTTTactcaaaataataatgacagTTTTAACAACATGATTTGGAGCATCGATCCAAAAACAACATCAAGTGGAGGTATAGTCGTAGAAATCGCTGCAAGCATTgctgtttgtatttttaatgatgGATACACcgatgtattaaaaataatggagCTGCTGGGAATTAGAATTGGACTGTCAGCATCACAATTTCGCGACTACAAGGACGATTAA